The following are from one region of the Dermacentor albipictus isolate Rhodes 1998 colony chromosome 5, USDA_Dalb.pri_finalv2, whole genome shotgun sequence genome:
- the LOC135911743 gene encoding uncharacterized protein: protein MPGDEASCTHGHQVFVACLILLAPLFLFGFAALLWALVRAIVGPSSDPGPEVPPFCCPEAIGTIIMLSNLTVDPCNNFIGYACYKKNKVDRQAIVERALASSVLHPTLQGKLRSPVSDVLRMHHESCLASAVGNLFTAEHAVKAVVDLFRRWSGTISPHAVDLIKLVGLLHFRYYIFSVFRADSVRWHERNETLFVIAALAAPNILTAGTSYPTEFTEVMFDTANSYTGLNVTRAALTALVARLQAARTVFDENVYAGKFSFLDETFPNADMSSWKPILRTFPLIGLEDPSNIVGIVEVLVDKDVTVQHSALVYFSVHTAWSMFAREITNMKVAASLVARAAFYGEEIVKLFPLWDVLLTQQMTSPDRDAVVLQLFHRVADAVLADAQVTFSAYLISSEVRRVVRGVRVVLAVDMTAPYSHHLPDASDNYFENVLEFRDFHFQVRRINAARGLSGLHRLRHNLFQAFVSRAGSHIVISAGVYTLLNFNATRRGNRTRVNGAPVNNAAVLGVLLADALWDALIDRKNWDFKTGRKVFFRAYCMRDILGRDLAPDLKHALLSLQSTARAVAAPGWHRRALAFGYY from the exons ATGCCCGGTGACGAAGCCTCGTGCACCCACGGTCACCAAGTTTTCGTTGCGTGCTTGATTCTGCTCGCACCGCTGTTTCTGTTCGGCTTCGCGGCGCTCCTGTGGGCCCTGGTGCGCGCCATCGTAGGCCCTTCGTCCGACCCGGGCCCTGAGGTCCCGCCTTTCTGCTGCCCCGAAGCTATCGGAACTATAATCATGCTGTCCAACCTGACGGTGGACCCCTGCAACAACTTCATCGGCTACGCCTGCTACAAGAAGAACAAGGTGGACCGCCAGGCGATCGTGGAGCGCGCGCTAGCCTCGTCCGTGCTTCACCCGACTCTTCAGGGCAAACTGCGCTCGCCCGTCAGCGACGTCCTCAGGATGCACCACGAGAGCTGCCTTGCCTCGGCCGTCGGCAATCTGTTCACCGCGGAGCACGCGGTGAAAGCCGTCGTCGACCTGTTTCGGCGGTGGTCGGGAACCATCTCGCCGCACGCCGTGGACCTGATCAAACTCGTCGGTCTGCTACACTTCCGGTACTACATCTTCAGCGTCTTCAGAGCTGACAGCGTACGGTGGCACGAAAGGAACGAAACGCTGTTCGTCATCGCCGCTCTAGCCGCGCCAAACATACTGACTGCCGGCACTTCCTATCCCACAGAGTTCACGGAAGTCATGTTCGACACCGCGAACAGTTATACTGGTCTTAACGTTACTCGCGCCGCCTTGACGGCTTTGGTTGCGCGATTGCAAGCCGCACGCACTGTTTTCGACGAGAATGTCTACGCGGGCAAGTTTTCCTTCCTGGATGAAACGTTTCCCAACGCAGACATGTCCTCGTGGAAGCCGATTCTGAGGACCTTCCCACTGATTGGCCTGGAGGATCCCTCCAATATCGTGGGCATCGTAGAAGTGCTCGTCGACAAGGACGTCACCGTCCAGCATTCGGCGCTCGTCTACTTTTCTGTCCATACGGCGTGGTCGATGTTTGCCCGAGAAATCACAAATATGAAGGTGGCCGCTAGCCTAGTGGCCCGGGCGGCTTTCTACGGTGAGGAGATCGTGAAACTGTTTCCACTCTGGGACGTGTTGTTGACGCAGCAGATGACCAGTCCCGACCGAGACGCTGTCGTGCTGCAGTTATTCCACAGAGTCGCCGACGCCGTGCTTGCGGACGCTCAAGTCACCTTCTCCGCATACCTAATCTCGAGCGAGGTTCGCAGGGTGGTGCGAGGCGTTCGCGTCGTATTGGCCGTGGACATGACAGCACCGTACTCGCACCACCTGCCCGACGCGAGCGATAACTACTTCGAGAACGTGCTGGAATTCCGCGATTTCCATTTCCAG GTGAGACGCATCAACGCGGCGCGGGGCCTCTCAGGGCTGCACAGGCTCCGACATAACTTGTTCCAGGCGTTTGTCAGCAGAGCGGGCAGTCATATCGTCATCTCGGCCGGCGTCTATACGCTCCTCAACTTCAACGCCACCCGCAGAGGCAACCGCACCCGAGTCAACGGCGCCCCTGTGAACAATGCCGCTGTGCTCGGCGTCCTGCTCGCCGACGCTCTCTGGGACGCGCTGATCGACAGAAAGAACTGGGATTTCAAGACTGGTCGAAAAGTGTTCTTTCGCGCGTACTGTATGAGAGACATCCTCGGACGCGACCTGGCCCCGGATCTGAAGCACGCTCTGCTGTCGCTGCAATCCACCGCCCGCGCCGTTGCTGCTCCGGGTTGGCACCGGAGGGCGCTGGCGTTCGGCTActactag